In Oncorhynchus clarkii lewisi isolate Uvic-CL-2024 chromosome 2, UVic_Ocla_1.0, whole genome shotgun sequence, one DNA window encodes the following:
- the LOC139382458 gene encoding protein FAM3C-like translates to MLTVRIGLLPIIAVLGIIFFAVFLIMRSQSHTLSWYPEFPGPEWLQVPNVPKETTSRQRPCGIPKPCPEGDFSFLIASGAANVVGPKICMEDKMVMGYVEENVGYGINIAVLNGKTGEGMKTAFFNMYDGDIEPLVEFLESIENGSIVLIATYDDPATKLNEEARRLIRELGSSAIQSLGFRDNWVFVGGKGADVESTLEKHIKNNRDKNKYDSWPEMIELQGCLPRYLE, encoded by the exons ATGCTCACTGTACGCATAG GCCTTCTTCCAATCATAGCAGTGCTTGGAATCATTTTCTTTGCTGTTTTCCTCATAATGCGGTCTCAAA GCCACACCCTCTCCTGGTATCCTGAGTTTCCTGGTCCAGAGTGGCTACAGGTGCCTAATGTACCCAAAGAGACCA CCTCCAGACAAAGACCGTGTGGCATCCCAAAGCCCTGTCCAGAGGGGGACTTCAGCTTTTTAATCGCCAGTGGAGCTGCTAATGTGGTTGGACCCAAAATCTGCATGGAGGACAAAAT ggttatgggttatgtggAAGAAAATGTTGGGTATGGAATTAACATTGCTGTTCTGAACG GGAAAACGGGGGAGGGTATGAAGACAGCATTTTTTAACATGTATGATGGTG ATATTGAACCTCTGGTGGAGTTTCTGGAGTCCATTGAGAATGGATCCATTGTGTTGATTGCCACCTACGACGACCCAGCTACAAA ATTGAACGAAGAAGCAAGGAGGCTTATCAGAGAGCTTGGCAGCTCTGCTATCCAGTCATTAGGCTTCAGAGACAACTGGGTCTTTGTTGGAGGAAAGGGAGCAGATGTCGAGAGTACCTTGGAGAAG CATATTAAAAACAATAGAGACAAAAACAAGTATGACTCCTGGCCAGAGATGATTGAATTGCAAGGATGCTTACCACGCTATTTGGAGTGA